Proteins from a single region of Bogoriella caseilytica:
- a CDS encoding sugar phosphate isomerase/epimerase family protein: protein MRVGINTWVWTSPLTDRNAPELLTRIAGMGFDAVELPLEEPGQLSSDVLGPCLVAAGLAPYVVGAMAPGRDLVAADPEVIAGTQAYLMACIDLAAAIGSPAVCGPFYASTGRVWRMTPQERPNVYRQWREHLRPVADYAGQRAVKLGIEPLNRYETSLVNTVDQALEGLDGLLGPAVGLALDSYHLNIEERSSAEAIRLAGEHLVHVQVCGNDRGAPGHDQTDWPEFIAALRDVGYSGPLNIESFTAENASIASAASIWRPLAATQDALAEDGLAFLRELTGDTTTN from the coding sequence GTGCGTGTCGGCATCAACACCTGGGTCTGGACCTCGCCGCTGACCGACAGGAACGCGCCGGAACTGCTCACCCGGATCGCCGGGATGGGGTTCGATGCCGTCGAGCTCCCACTGGAGGAGCCGGGACAGCTGAGTTCCGACGTCCTCGGGCCGTGCCTGGTCGCCGCAGGCCTCGCGCCGTACGTGGTCGGCGCCATGGCGCCCGGACGGGATCTCGTCGCCGCCGATCCCGAGGTCATCGCGGGAACGCAGGCCTACCTCATGGCCTGTATCGACCTCGCCGCAGCGATCGGGTCACCCGCCGTGTGTGGGCCTTTCTACGCCTCGACGGGACGCGTGTGGCGGATGACTCCGCAGGAACGGCCGAACGTCTACCGGCAATGGCGTGAGCACCTGCGCCCAGTGGCCGATTACGCCGGTCAGCGCGCGGTGAAGCTCGGTATCGAACCGCTGAACCGCTACGAGACCTCCCTGGTGAACACCGTGGACCAGGCTCTGGAAGGCCTCGATGGACTGCTCGGGCCTGCGGTGGGTCTGGCGCTGGACAGCTACCACCTCAACATCGAGGAGCGCTCAAGTGCCGAGGCGATCCGCCTCGCGGGAGAGCATCTGGTGCACGTGCAGGTCTGCGGCAACGATCGCGGAGCGCCCGGGCACGATCAGACGGACTGGCCGGAGTTCATCGCTGCGCTGAGGGATGTGGGCTACAGCGGCCCGCTGAACATCGAGAGTTTCACCGCCGAGAATGCCTCCATCGCGTCGGCGGCGTCGATCTGGCGGCCGCTTGCTGCCACTCAGGATGCCCTGGCCGAAGACGGGCTGGCGTTCCTGCGGGAACTGACCGGCGACACCACCACCAACTGA